One window from the genome of Pseudomonas fluorescens encodes:
- the ppsR gene encoding pyruvate, water dikinase regulatory protein, protein MKRSAFFISDGTGITAETLGQSLLAQFENITFAKFIRPYIDSVDKARAMVQQINKAAETDGFRPIIFDTIVNQDIREILATSNGFMIDIFSTFLAPLEQELSEHSSYSVGKSHSIGHNSNYMERIEAVNFALDNDDGARTHYYDKADLILVGVSRCGKTPTCLYMAMQFGIRAANYPLTEDDMERLQLPSALRAHQHKLFGLTIDPDRLTAIRNERKPNSRYSSYAQCEFEVREVENLFRRENIPHINSTHFSVEEISAKILVEKGVERRFK, encoded by the coding sequence ATGAAACGATCTGCTTTCTTTATCTCCGACGGCACCGGCATCACGGCCGAAACGCTAGGCCAGAGCCTGTTGGCACAGTTCGAAAACATTACCTTCGCCAAATTCATACGTCCGTACATCGACAGCGTCGACAAGGCGCGGGCCATGGTACAGCAAATCAATAAAGCCGCCGAAACCGACGGTTTCCGCCCGATCATCTTCGATACCATCGTCAATCAGGACATCCGTGAGATTCTTGCAACGTCCAATGGTTTCATGATCGACATTTTTTCCACCTTCCTGGCGCCCTTGGAACAGGAACTGAGCGAGCACTCTTCCTACTCGGTCGGCAAGTCCCATTCCATTGGCCACAACTCCAACTACATGGAGCGGATCGAGGCGGTGAACTTCGCGCTGGACAACGATGACGGCGCCCGCACGCATTATTACGACAAGGCCGACCTGATCCTAGTGGGCGTGTCGCGTTGTGGTAAGACACCGACGTGCCTGTACATGGCGATGCAATTCGGCATCCGCGCGGCCAACTATCCGCTGACCGAAGACGACATGGAGCGCCTGCAACTGCCCAGCGCCCTGCGCGCCCACCAGCACAAGCTGTTCGGCCTGACCATCGACCCGGACCGCCTCACGGCGATCCGCAACGAGCGCAAGCCCAACAGTCGTTATTCAAGCTACGCCCAGTGCGAGTTCGAAGTGCGTGAGGTGGAAAACCTGTTCCGGCGGGAGAACATTCCCCATATCAACTCCACGCATTTTTCCGTGGAAGAGATTTCGGCGAAGATCCTGGTGGAGAAAGGGGTGGAGCGGCGGTTCAAATAA
- a CDS encoding LysR family transcriptional regulator: MARRFDYLADVEAFVTVVEKGTLSAGAVALGTTPSVLSRAISRLEARLGVQLLRRTTRRLNLTDAGTLYLEQSRSAFALIDDAERRIQGQDGVLTGRVRLSVPTTYGHYRLPSLLSRFAEAYPQVRVELSITNRNVDLVAEGYDLAIRLGPLPDSGLVGRKLEDAGLCLVAAPHYLQRAGTPRHVDELAAHACLPFVMPSSGRIAPWLFRDNHEDREWLPTGNVQVSDDVLGIVSLAQAGMGICQTYEFIVRERIERGELMALLEDFGGRSRPFSIIYPPHRQLPAAARALIDFLIER, from the coding sequence ATGGCCCGTCGATTCGATTATCTGGCCGACGTGGAAGCCTTCGTCACGGTCGTGGAAAAAGGCACGCTCAGCGCCGGTGCCGTGGCACTGGGCACTACGCCTTCGGTCCTGAGCCGCGCCATCTCCCGCCTCGAAGCCCGGCTCGGCGTGCAACTGTTGCGACGCACGACCCGGCGCCTGAACCTGACCGATGCCGGCACCTTGTACCTGGAACAGTCGCGCTCGGCCTTTGCCCTGATTGACGACGCCGAGCGGCGAATCCAGGGCCAGGACGGTGTCTTGACCGGTCGTGTGCGCTTGAGCGTACCGACCACCTACGGTCATTACCGCCTGCCATCGCTGCTGTCGCGTTTCGCCGAAGCTTACCCGCAAGTTCGGGTCGAGCTGAGTATCACCAACCGCAATGTCGATCTGGTGGCCGAGGGGTATGACCTGGCGATCCGCCTTGGGCCGCTGCCGGACAGCGGCCTGGTCGGGCGTAAGCTCGAAGACGCCGGACTGTGCCTGGTGGCCGCGCCGCATTACCTGCAGCGCGCCGGAACGCCCCGGCACGTCGATGAACTGGCTGCCCACGCCTGCCTGCCCTTCGTAATGCCCAGCAGCGGACGCATCGCACCCTGGCTGTTTCGCGACAATCATGAAGACCGGGAATGGCTGCCGACGGGCAATGTGCAAGTGTCCGATGATGTATTGGGTATCGTGTCCCTGGCACAGGCCGGGATGGGGATCTGCCAGACCTATGAATTCATTGTCCGGGAGCGAATCGAGCGTGGGGAACTGATGGCTTTGCTGGAGGACTTTGGCGGGCGCAGCCGACCCTTTTCAATCATCTACCCGCCCCATCGGCAATTGCCGGCGGCGGCACGGGCGTTGATTGATTTTTTGATCGAGCGATAG
- the ppsA gene encoding phosphoenolpyruvate synthase: MVEYVVSLDKLGVHDVEHVGGKNASLGEMISNLAGAGVSVPGGFATTAQAYRDFLELSGLNKQIHDALDALDVDDVNALAKTGAQIRQWIMEAEFPEKLNAEIRTAFAKLSEGNPDIAVAVRSSATAEDLPDASFAGQQETFLNIRGVENVIRAAKEVFASLFNDRAISYRVHQGFDHKLVALSAGVQRMVRSETGTAGVMFTLDTESGFRDVVFITGAYGLGETVVQGAVNPDEFYVHKGTLQAGRPAILRRNLGSKAIKMIYGDEAKAGRSVKTVDVDKAERARFCLSDAEVSELAKQAMIIEQHYKCPMDIEWAKDGDDGKLYIVQARPETVKSRTQANVMERYLLKETGTVLVEGRAIGQRIGAGKVRIIKDVSEMDKVQAGDVLVSDMTDPDWEPVMKRASAIVTNRGGRTCHAAIIARELGIPAVVGCGNATQLLKDGQGVTVSCAEGDTGYIFEGELGFDIKKNSVDAMPELPFKIMMNVGNPDRAFDFAQLPNAGVGLARLEFIINRMIGVHPKALLNYDGLPQEIKDSVDKRIAGYNDPVGFYVEKLVEGISTLAAAFWPKKVIVRLSDFKSNEYANLIGGKLYEPEEENPMLGFRGASRYISESFRDCFELECRALKRVRNEMGLTNVEIMVPFVRTLGEASQVVDLLAENGLARGDNGLRVIMMCELPSNAILAEEFLEFFDGFSIGSNDLTQLTLGLDRDSGIIAHLFDERNPAVKKLLANAIAACNKAGKYIGICGQGPSDHPDLAKWLMEQGIESVSLNPDSVLETWFFLAEGQAAV; this comes from the coding sequence TTGGTAGAGTACGTAGTTTCCCTCGATAAGCTCGGCGTCCATGATGTGGAGCATGTGGGGGGCAAGAACGCATCCCTGGGCGAGATGATCAGCAACCTCGCCGGTGCCGGCGTATCGGTGCCAGGTGGCTTCGCCACGACCGCCCAGGCTTATCGTGATTTCCTGGAACTGAGCGGCCTGAACAAGCAGATCCACGATGCGCTCGATGCCCTGGACGTCGATGACGTCAACGCCCTGGCCAAGACCGGTGCCCAGATCCGTCAATGGATCATGGAAGCCGAGTTCCCCGAGAAACTGAACGCCGAGATCCGCACCGCTTTCGCCAAGCTGTCCGAAGGCAATCCCGATATCGCCGTCGCCGTGCGTTCCTCGGCCACCGCCGAAGACCTGCCGGATGCCTCCTTCGCCGGCCAGCAGGAAACCTTCCTGAACATCCGTGGCGTGGAAAACGTCATCCGTGCCGCCAAGGAAGTCTTCGCCTCCCTTTTCAACGACCGTGCCATTTCCTACCGCGTGCACCAGGGCTTCGACCACAAGCTGGTCGCCCTGTCCGCCGGTGTGCAGCGCATGGTCCGCTCCGAAACCGGCACCGCCGGCGTGATGTTCACCCTCGACACCGAGTCCGGCTTCCGTGACGTGGTGTTCATCACCGGCGCCTACGGCCTGGGTGAAACCGTCGTGCAGGGCGCGGTGAACCCGGATGAGTTCTACGTTCACAAGGGCACGCTGCAAGCCGGTCGCCCGGCCATCCTGCGCCGCAACCTGGGCAGCAAGGCCATCAAGATGATCTACGGCGACGAAGCCAAGGCCGGTCGCTCGGTGAAGACCGTCGACGTGGACAAGGCCGAGCGCGCGCGTTTCTGCCTGAGCGACGCCGAGGTCAGCGAGCTGGCCAAGCAGGCAATGATCATCGAGCAGCACTACAAGTGCCCGATGGACATCGAGTGGGCCAAGGACGGTGACGACGGCAAGCTGTATATCGTGCAGGCCCGTCCGGAAACCGTGAAAAGCCGCACCCAGGCCAACGTCATGGAGCGCTACCTGCTCAAGGAAACCGGCACCGTGCTGGTGGAAGGCCGGGCCATTGGCCAGCGCATCGGCGCGGGCAAGGTACGGATCATCAAGGATGTCTCGGAGATGGACAAGGTCCAGGCCGGCGACGTACTGGTCTCCGACATGACCGACCCGGACTGGGAACCGGTGATGAAGCGCGCCAGCGCCATCGTCACCAACCGCGGCGGGCGTACCTGCCACGCGGCGATCATCGCCCGTGAACTGGGGATCCCGGCCGTGGTGGGTTGCGGCAACGCCACCCAACTGCTCAAGGATGGCCAGGGCGTGACCGTTTCCTGCGCCGAAGGCGATACCGGCTACATCTTCGAGGGTGAACTGGGCTTCGACATCAAGAAGAACTCCGTGGACGCCATGCCGGAGCTGCCGTTCAAGATCATGATGAACGTCGGCAACCCGGACCGCGCCTTCGACTTCGCGCAGTTGCCGAACGCCGGTGTGGGCCTGGCCCGCCTGGAGTTCATCATCAACCGCATGATCGGCGTGCACCCCAAGGCACTGCTGAACTACGACGGCCTGCCCCAGGAAATCAAGGACAGCGTCGACAAGCGCATTGCCGGCTACAACGATCCGGTCGGTTTCTACGTCGAGAAGCTGGTGGAAGGCATCAGCACCCTGGCGGCGGCGTTCTGGCCGAAAAAGGTCATCGTGCGCCTGTCGGACTTCAAGTCCAACGAATACGCCAACCTGATCGGCGGCAAGCTCTACGAGCCGGAAGAAGAGAACCCGATGCTGGGCTTCCGTGGTGCGTCGCGCTATATCAGCGAATCGTTCCGCGACTGCTTCGAACTCGAGTGCCGCGCCCTCAAGCGCGTGCGCAACGAGATGGGCCTGACCAACGTCGAGATCATGGTGCCGTTCGTGCGGACCCTGGGCGAAGCGAGCCAGGTCGTCGACCTGCTGGCGGAAAACGGCCTGGCCCGTGGCGACAATGGCCTGCGCGTGATCATGATGTGCGAACTGCCGTCCAACGCCATCCTGGCTGAAGAGTTCCTCGAGTTTTTCGACGGTTTCTCCATCGGTTCCAACGACCTGACCCAGCTGACCCTGGGCCTGGACCGCGATTCCGGGATCATCGCTCACCTGTTCGACGAGCGGAACCCGGCGGTCAAGAAGCTGCTGGCCAATGCCATCGCCGCCTGCAACAAGGCCGGCAAGTACATCGGCATCTGCGGCCAGGGGCCTTCGGACCACCCGGACCTGGCCAAGTGGCTGATGGAGCAGGGCATCGAAAGCGTTTCGTTGAACCCCGACTCGGTGCTGGAAACCTGGTTCTTCCTGGCCGAGGGTCAGGCGGCGGTCTGA
- a CDS encoding type 1 glutamine amidotransferase domain-containing protein — MKKLTTLATSVVLAGIGVAAHADNVLVVLSDSDHLDLNNGKVFPTGFYLNELLQPVKLLLDAGHHVTFATPEGKAPTLDRSSVDKMYFNNDPAELERYQALLAQLNITSAKDSPVISLARVEQIGLEQFDALYIPGGHAPMQDLLTSAPLGRVLTHFHDKGKTTALVCHGPIALLSALPDAKGFVGQLTTKGQASAPSNWIYAGYKMTVISNQEEELAKGLLGGGSMKFYPQTALQQAGGQYSSNTTPWTAHVVTDRELITGQNPASALAVGQALVERLKP, encoded by the coding sequence ATGAAAAAGCTCACGACCTTGGCAACGTCTGTCGTTCTGGCGGGTATTGGCGTCGCGGCCCATGCCGATAACGTGCTGGTGGTCCTGTCGGATTCCGATCATCTGGATCTGAACAACGGCAAGGTTTTCCCCACCGGGTTTTACCTCAACGAATTGCTGCAACCGGTGAAGCTGTTGCTGGATGCCGGTCACCACGTGACGTTCGCCACCCCGGAGGGCAAGGCGCCGACGCTGGACCGGTCCTCGGTGGACAAGATGTACTTCAACAATGATCCGGCGGAGCTGGAGCGCTACCAGGCGTTGCTGGCTCAACTGAACATCACTTCGGCCAAGGACTCGCCGGTGATCAGCCTGGCCCGTGTCGAGCAGATCGGTCTGGAGCAGTTCGATGCCCTGTACATTCCCGGCGGGCATGCGCCCATGCAGGATTTGCTCACGAGCGCACCGCTGGGGCGGGTGTTGACGCACTTCCATGACAAGGGCAAGACCACCGCGCTGGTTTGCCACGGGCCGATCGCGTTGCTGTCGGCCCTGCCTGATGCCAAGGGCTTCGTTGGTCAGTTGACTACCAAAGGCCAGGCCTCGGCCCCGTCGAATTGGATCTACGCCGGGTACAAAATGACCGTGATCAGCAATCAGGAAGAAGAACTGGCCAAGGGGCTGCTGGGCGGTGGGAGCATGAAATTCTACCCACAGACCGCGTTGCAGCAGGCTGGCGGGCAGTACAGCAGCAACACCACGCCGTGGACTGCCCATGTGGTGACGGATCGGGAATTGATTACCGGCCAGAACCCGGCGTCGGCGCTGGCGGTGGGGCAGGCGTTGGTTGAGCGGTTGAAACCATAG